The nucleotide window ACCAGGAAGCGCACGACCGTCACGTCCACCAGCGTCACCTCGTCGAAATCGAGCACCACCTTCGCGCGATGCTTCCGGATGTGCACCCGCAACTCGTCCACGTCGTCGGACTGGATGCGGCCGACGAGCCGGAGCACGGCGGGTTCGCCGGCCGAAGCCGTCTCGATCTTCATCGTTGTTTCCGGGGGGATTCCGCGAACCGCGGGCTACGCGAGGAGCAAAGGGTAGACCTGAGCGCAGGTGATTGAAATACCGGGACTTGCGATTTTCCGAGGATGACGGGACCTCGGCAATTGCCGATTCTTCGTCACTTCCATCAGCAGTTTTTCGAGCGAGGGATCTGGCCCGCGCGAGGAGGGGTGCGGGCGGATCGATGTCGCGCCCGGCCGAGAGAGGCAATTCCGTCCGGCGCTGCACTCACTGACGCACCGGCAGCATGAAACCGCCCCCGTTGGCGATCCCACCCCGGCACGAAGCTCCTGGGGCTGCGCATCACGGTGCCACGCAGCCCTGCCGAAGCACCTGCCGGCCCTGGCTCGGTCACGCTGGTCCCACCGAACTGGTGCGGCCCGTCGCCCCGGGCCAGGGTTGAACGTGCGCGCGTCGCGCGCGAACAGCTCCCCGATCCCTGGCTTCCACCGCTACGCCCGAACCATCTCGGGCGAAGGAGCGCTTGTGACATGAGACACTGCGTCGCGCTCTCGATGGCCGTAACCGCCCTGACGTGGGCCTCTGCGGGTTCGGGGCAGGCGTGCGCCCCCCACGTGGCCGGCGCGACGCCGCCGGGCCGCGTCAGCTCGAACGCGGGGCGGGGCCGCTCCGTACACCGCAACACCGTGACCTCGATCAGGGATCCCGTCGTCCGGATCACGGTGGACGAGGCACTGCCTCAGGTCGGCATCCTCAACTTCCCTCTGCGTAACGTGGCGCAGGTGGAGCGCTACGTGTACGCGCGTGCCGCACCCGGCGGGAGAATTCAGCGGCTCTTCATCGTGCAGTTCGAGGGGGTGCTGCCAGGGATCAGGGGCGGGTACGACGCCGCGGTCGCAAACCCCACCCGCATCGGCAGACACGATTACCAGACGGGGATCGGCGTGTTCAACTTCGCCGAGTCGATCGCCCGGAACCCCGGCGCGGAGGCGGAGCACACCTGCGCCTTCCTGGTGAAGAACGAGTTCGATCCCGGGGGTGACTTCCTTCTGGCCCGCTACGTCCGGGTCACGGACCCCGAACGAAGGACGGAGATCATCTTCTTCTACATGGAGAACCTCCGGGACCTGGGCCTGAGCCGCGCCGAGGTAGAGCGCGCCCCCGTGTCGCACCCGGCCCTCGCGGGGTTCCGGAGGCGGGCGCTGCGGAGCTTCCAGGTCGCGGACCTGGGCGGATAGCGCGCCGCCGAACCCGCCCTCCGGTCTGCCCGATAGGTCCTGGAGGCCCACGTCCGTCACCTCTCCCGCCGCCGCGCTTCGCGTTGCTGTTGCGACGCGGTGCGCGTGCCTCGGAGCCGGACAACGCGCCGCCGCCAGCGCGGGCGAGCGGGTGCCCGCACGGCACGGCCGATACACCTGCCGGCCCCGGCCCGGTCACGCTCGTCCCCATGCACTGGTGCGGCCCCCCACCGAAACCGACTCTCGAAAGGGTCGCGCGTCCAGCACCGGCTCGGACGCGAGTTCGTGAACCTGTGGCACTTCCAGGGAGGCAGATGTACACATCTACTCGAGCCGCGGCGTCTGCCCTGCTCCTTGCGGCGGTGTCGCTCCTGGCGCCCCCGCGCGCGGCGGCCCAGGCGGCACCGGCCGGCGAGATCGCCGAGCACGTACGCGCGCTGGCCACCGTTTCGGCGGCGATCGATGCAATGGGAGGGCGGAGCGAGCTTCAGCGGATCACCGCCATCGAGCGGCGGATGGTCGGCGCGAGGTCGGACCCCGGGCAGGCGGGGGAGCTGGGGGTTCCCGACCGCACGCCCGTCGCCCAGGTGAGCGCCCGCACGGCCGGCCCTGCCCGCTCGGCGGAATACCTCGACCTGCGGGTGCGTGGCGGGCTGCGCCTGGAGCTCCGCACGGTGACCGATGGCCGCGATGCGTTCACGCTCATCTACCCGAACCGCACGGTCAACCAGATCCCGGGCGCGCGGGCGCAGCCGATCCTGCAGTCGGCGCTGCGCCGCCACCCCGAGTCGCTGCTGACGGCCGTGGCGAACCGGCCGTTCAGCACGCGGTGGGTCGCGCGCCGGCCGTGCGGGGGACAGATTTCCGACGTGGTGAGCTATGCCGACGCGGACGGGGCATTCATGTACCTCTGCTTCGACCCGGCCACGCACCTTCTCTCGTCGGTCGCCCGCGTGGGCGACGACCCGGTCCGGGGCGACGTCATGGTCGAGGCGCGGTACCTGGATTATCGCCAGTTCGGCGCGGTGCGGCTGCCGACCCGCTACGTGGACGTGCTGGGAAGCGACACGGTCAGCGACATGCGCGTGGAGATCCGGCTGAACGATCAGGTGCCCGACACGCTGTTCACCCGGCCCGCCGGGTTCGCGGACGCGCCGCCGGCCCCCGCGCAGCCCACGCTGCAGCCGCTCGGCGGCGGCGCCTACGCGGTGCTCGGCGGCTACAACTCCGCGTTCGTGGTGCTGGACAGCTTCGTGGTGGTGCTCGAGGCGCCGCTCAGCTCGGGCAGCTCCGACGCGGTGCTCGGGTTCATCCGCCAGGCGGCCCCGGGAAAACCCGTGCGCTACGTGGTGGCCACGCACTTCCACTACGACCACCTGGGCGGGATCCGGCCGTTCGTCGCCGAGGGCGCCACCATCCTGACCACGCCCACGGCCGCCTCGGTCATCCGGCGCCTCGTACGGCAGCCGCACCTCCTCCGCCCCGACGCGCTCTCGCGGGCGCCGCGCGAGCCGGTGATCGAGGAGGTCACCCGTGCGCGCACCCTCGGCCAGGGGGAGCAGCGCGTCGAGATCGAGCCGCTGGGCCGGATGCCGCACGTGGACGAGATCCTGGTGGTGTACGTGCCGCAGGCGAAGCTACTCTTCGAGGGCGACCTCTTCGACGCCTACGCCGTCGACCAGCTCCCCGGCACGGACGACTCGGTTCGGCTGGTGGAGTGGATCGCGGCGCACCGACTGGCCGTGGACCACCTCCTGCCGGTGCACGGGGTGATGTCGGACCTGGCCGGCCTGCGCCGCTCGGTGGACCGGCGCTCCGAGACCGCCCAACGGTGACGGCCGCCGCGGAGCCCGTGCATTTAAGCGACGCCCAGAACAGGTTGCCGGACATGAGCACCGCCACGTGAGCTCCGACGCACTGCCACCCGCGGGTGCAGAAGCCGCGGCCGTCCCTTCGAGGCACCGGCGCGCGTGGCCGTGGGTGGCGGGCTGGTGCGCGGTGACCTTCATCTTCGTGGCCCAGAACATCGTGGGCGCCGTCGGCCGGCGGCGCCCGATCGACTGGGAATGGCACGTATACCACGAAATCCTCTATT belongs to Longimicrobium sp. and includes:
- a CDS encoding MBL fold metallo-hydrolase; translation: MYTSTRAAASALLLAAVSLLAPPRAAAQAAPAGEIAEHVRALATVSAAIDAMGGRSELQRITAIERRMVGARSDPGQAGELGVPDRTPVAQVSARTAGPARSAEYLDLRVRGGLRLELRTVTDGRDAFTLIYPNRTVNQIPGARAQPILQSALRRHPESLLTAVANRPFSTRWVARRPCGGQISDVVSYADADGAFMYLCFDPATHLLSSVARVGDDPVRGDVMVEARYLDYRQFGAVRLPTRYVDVLGSDTVSDMRVEIRLNDQVPDTLFTRPAGFADAPPAPAQPTLQPLGGGAYAVLGGYNSAFVVLDSFVVVLEAPLSSGSSDAVLGFIRQAAPGKPVRYVVATHFHYDHLGGIRPFVAEGATILTTPTAASVIRRLVRQPHLLRPDALSRAPREPVIEEVTRARTLGQGEQRVEIEPLGRMPHVDEILVVYVPQAKLLFEGDLFDAYAVDQLPGTDDSVRLVEWIAAHRLAVDHLLPVHGVMSDLAGLRRSVDRRSETAQR